The genomic stretch TGGTAATTTTTTGAATCGTAACGGCATTGATCGGATTGTCCCGATCATCCCGTTTGACATTCACGATTTTGTCGGCGACTTCCATCCCTTCGATGACGCGTCCGAATACGGAATATTGATTGTCCAAAAAGTTCGAGTCTTTTACCACGATGAAGAATTGACACGAAGCGCTGTTTGGATCGCTGGATCGGGCCATCGAGAGAATTCCACGTTTGTGAGGAATGGAGTTGAATTCGGCAGGGACTTTTGTGCCCGAGTTTCCCGTACCATCGTTGGAACGATCAGCATCTTTGCTGTTGGGATCTCCACCCTGGATCATGAAACCCGGGATAACACGATGAAACTTTGTGCCGTTGTAAAACTCGCTCCTGGAGAGTTGCTTGAAATTCTTGACGTGCTTGGGAGCGGCGCTTGGAAAGAATTCCAAAACAATCTTACCCATACTCGTTTGCAACACAGCAACTTCCTTGTCCGGCTCCATCAAATTGGGAGCTTGAGCAAATGAGGAAACCGCGGCAAAAACTATAATCAAAAACGAACATAGATTGCGTAATAACATTCAAAAGTCTCCTTATATTAGGTTGTTCATTAATGAATATACAACAAAGTAGCGCGGCCGTCCCGGCTGCCCAGACGAGACGTCCGCGCTACGTTCAGGGGGTTGATGTGAACCTGACAGCTCAAAAAGCGATAGTCGGGATTGTCGCGGCTCAATAACCCGGGAACATAACCGCTATTGGTGTGAATCTTACCGTGGATGTAGATGCGGCCTTCATAATGGATCTGACCGCCCAGGTGGCGGCTTATATCTATTATTTTAGTTTCAACAGTCGTCAAGCGGATCTCCTCTTGCGAATCCTTGAACTTCAAGGTGATCTTGTTCTCTACAACTCCGTTTCTCAATTCCAATTTAACCGTTTGGGGATTCTTCAGCTCCAGCAAGAATTCCAAAGTGGATTCTCCGCGAAGCCAAAAAAAAGCATGTTCCTTATAAAAACTGTCGTTCAAGAAATAAATCTTTCCGCCGGTGAATTGCTGTTGATATGCCGGTTCTTTCGTGATTCCCGCGCGTCCTGCCAGCGAAATTTCTACAGGCAGGAATTTATATGGGAATGAAGATGTGTAGTAGGAACGATTCGTGATTGCCCCCAATGGATTCGCGAGCAGCGGTCCGATCAGAAAGGCTGCCGGTACCGCGATGCTGATGAACAAATTCTTCGGGCGAATCAGAGGAACAAGAAAATAAGGGAGCGGACAAAGAAGAATCCAAAAATCATTCGCCAGGGATTCAGCGCTCCAGATGGATGGGTCGATCACCGACATTAAGCCAAAGTAAAGAATTACAAAAAGCAAACCTGCACGAACAAGGGAATCTCGAATCAACCATAGGGAGGAGAGTAACAATGCTCCGGCCACAAACGCATATACAAAAAAACCGGAGTTTCGGCCAAAAAGGAAATCGATCAAACGTTGGGGACTCGGAGAAGACCAGGCGTAATGTGTAGCGTTCGGCAGAGATTGCCAGATATTCGAAAGGGGCAAATGAGTTCCCGTTGTCACCCATCGAGGTTCTGAAATATTTTCTACCGGATATATCAATCTTTCCAGACCCCAGACCACAAACAATGCCAGAACGAGGGCGATCACAAAGCGGGAGATTGGATTCTGGGTTCGACTCGCCGTGGTCGATTGCCAGTATCCAAGCAAGAATAGACAGAAGACCGCCGCCCAGGGTTGAGAAGAGAATGCAATTGCAAGAAAAACAGCGCTCAGTACAGGCCAACCTTTCAGTCCAAAAAACAGGAAAGCGGTGCAAATTGAAATCAAAAAAAGATGATGAGAAGGAAGCAGAAAAAGTACAGGTAGCGGAATCAAAGTAAAGTAGACAACGCTGTTCAGCGCCGGCGAAATAGCGTCCGTATTTTTTCCACGGTAATAAATCCACCCCATGATATATATACCCAGAATCAGCAATGCATGCAGAACAAGCCAACCCCTAAATCCCAGAACCGCAAGAAAAGGAACAAGAAGAAACAGAAACAATTCCGGATAATGAAATACGAAGTAGGCTTTGTATTCGCCTGAAGAATTGATCATCTTCTTTTGAAGGATACGGAAGGGAAATGGTCTCCAATCGTATTGCCGCATGTAACGGTCCGAATCTTCCCTCGTGTAAGCAAGATCCCCGTCCTTGGCCAGACTTACAGCAGCAAGGTACGGCGTTAGATCCGCGTCCGGATACATAGGAAGGAGCTCTCCCGGGTCCAGAATAAGAGCAGCACTGGTGTACAGCAGAAAAGGAATGATGAGAGTCAGGTGTGTGAACTTCAAGCCGTTTTACTAAGGAGATAAGAAGATAAACACGTTCGAATCTCCTGATCTCCTGTTACTTGCGGTATTTTATGGCGCTGCGAACTTCCTTGTCTACTGCCTTCTTCCGCTTTTCCTCTCTTTTACCCCAGATCTTTTTACCCTTCGCAAGCGCAATTTCTACTTTAATGTGCTTTCCCTTGAAGTAAACCCGGAGTGGAACAATGGTCAAGCCCTTTTCCTTTACTTTTCCCATCAAGCGATGGATTTCCCTCTTGTGCAGAAGCAGCTTTCGCGAGCGCGTCGGATCGTGATTGAGCTGGTTGGCGAAATCATAAGGAGAAATATGACAATGATGAAGCCACGCTTCCTCCTGTTTCACCAGCGCATAGGCATCTTTCAGGTTAACCTTCCCATCCCGAACCGATTTGACTTCCGATCCGGTTAGCTGAATCCCGGCTTCATATTTCTCCAGGATGTCAAAATCGGCATAGGCTTTTCTGTTTGTTGAGACTGTCTTTTCAGTGATTTCCATGTCATTGTATAATATCAGTGCAAAAGTAATGAGTCATGAGCAATGAGTATTGCTCGATCTGTCTCACTGCTCATTACTCATAACTCATGACTCATTACTGATAGAGAGGTCTATGGTTTTCTTTAATTACGCGACCATGCAAATGGCCGCTAAAATCGTGTACTACGGCCCTGGTCTGTGCGGAAAAACAACAAATCTGCAGCATATTTATCAGAAAACATCTTCCAAATCGCGCGGGGAAATGGTAAGTCTCGAAACAGAAACGGATCGTACTTTGTTTTTCGACTTGCTTCCTTTAGATGTCGGTAACATCGCAGGTTTTAAGACCCGTTTTCAACTTTATACAGTGCCAGGTCAGGTGTTTTACAACAGCACTCGAAAACTTGTTCTACGCGGCGTTGATGGAATCGTATTTGTTGCTGATTCACAGGGCCCGATGCTGGATGCAAACCTGGAAAGCTTTAACAATCTGAAAGCAAATCTCGCCGAACTGGGTTTAAATGTTGATGAAATCCCACTCGTGTTTCAGTACAACAAGAGGGACCTTAAGAACATCCTGCCGGTAGAAGATATGAACAGGCACTTGAACGACAAGGGACTCCCTTTTTTCGAGGCTTCCGCCTTACAGGGAAATGGTGTATTTGAGACGTTAAAAGGTATTTCCAAAGCCACTTTGATTATGCTGAGAAGACGAGCCTTGGGCGAAGACAAGATGAAGATACCGGAAATTGCTACAAAACCAATGCCGGAAAAACCAAGAATGCCAACACCTGCTCCTGCCGAAAAGCCTTCTGCAGCAATGCCGGCTTCACCCATCTCCACTTCGCAACCGGTTTCACAAGGTAAGCCGGAAGCGCCGGGGCCGGCTTCCCCGGCTCCAACTGTCGCAACGGCCTCTTCTACGGCTGTTGTAGCTCCTGCTTTGCCGACAGCCGCCGAAATTGCCATAGAGAAAGTGGAGTTTTCTCAGGTTGCTTCCGCGGCTCCAAAACCGGATGTGAAGAAAATATCGGTTCAATCAAAAGATGTTGCATCAAAACTCGATGCGCTCCGGGACATGTATACCGGCAAAGCAAAAGACAAGAAGCTCAAAACTGCAAAAGATCCACTGGCTGCACTTTTGACCGGGGGCGCGCCCAAATTTGTGACGAGCTCGAAAGAAGAGAGCGCAAACGAAGTTACGAAGAAACTAAAAATTCGCCTGGAACCATCGGAAATTGATGTGATTCAAAATCTGGCTGTTGACTTTCACCTGACCGGAGGAAACATCCACAAACGGTTCTCGAACGCCTTGAATGTAACCCTCGAAGGAAAATCAAATCCGAAGAGAGTGCTTCTGAGAATCGAATTGGAAATTTTAAAGAAGTGACCAGTGGCCAGTCACTAGTCTATGGCTTTTCCAAGATAGACCTGGTAGACTCTCACTCCCAGTTCACGCGTATCCCGCGAAACTTTATCTAACGCCGGTGTAAATGTGTCATTTACCGCAAGCTTGATTTCGACTTGTTTGGCCGGTCCTAGGACCTTTTTATCGATGTTGTACTTCTTGATGACAGGCATATTCGTTTCGATCGTAAACGTCTCCACTTCATGCTCACCCACAAGCACACTCAATTTTTGCACACCGGAAAAGCGCTCCGGAACACCGGCGATTTTCAGATAAAGCAACGAATCACCACCCGGATTTCTCGCTTTAACGGACGCTTCCTTTTTCATCCATCTCCAGCTGGTGCTGATATCATTGGGGTCCGTTTCCGGATCATACCAACCGGATGAATACTGCATCGCCGGTTCCTGCGGCGGAATTTCGACCAGCAACGTCCCCATGTCGTACGAACGGTTCCCATAAGGCTTCCCTTCAAGGGTCATTCGTTCTCCCTTGGATGGGGAATATATCCCGACAACCACCGCGTATTCCCCAGCCGGAATGTTTTTAGGAATGAAAATGGTACGAGTCCAGTTGTAATTCCCATTCGGACGCCACTCCCTTGTTGGTTTGGGTGGCTGATGGTCATCCTGGAACCGCCTGATCCTTTTGGGATCGATAAAATGAACAAAAACCGTCATGTCCTTATATAAAGCGACGAATTCAGGTTTCGTTGCAAAGGAATAGGTAACTTCGATGGGAGTTCCCATTTCCGCCGA from bacterium encodes the following:
- the smpB gene encoding SsrA-binding protein SmpB, with the protein product MTEKTVSTNRKAYADFDILEKYEAGIQLTGSEVKSVRDGKVNLKDAYALVKQEEAWLHHCHISPYDFANQLNHDPTRSRKLLLHKREIHRLMGKVKEKGLTIVPLRVYFKGKHIKVEIALAKGKKIWGKREEKRKKAVDKEVRSAIKYRK
- a CDS encoding peptidylprolyl isomerase, yielding MLLRNLCSFLIIVFAAVSSFAQAPNLMEPDKEVAVLQTSMGKIVLEFFPSAAPKHVKNFKQLSRSEFYNGTKFHRVIPGFMIQGGDPNSKDADRSNDGTGNSGTKVPAEFNSIPHKRGILSMARSSDPNSASCQFFIVVKDSNFLDNQYSVFGRVIEGMEVADKIVNVKRDDRDNPINAVTIQKITIESRPAAK